Proteins encoded together in one Solanum lycopersicum chromosome 7, SLM_r2.1 window:
- the LOC101245669 gene encoding uncharacterized protein → MPRPGPRPYECVRRAWHSDRHQPMRGSIIQQIFRVVRERHSVVTKKNREWQQKLPVVVLKAEEIMYSKANSEAEYMDPETLWDRVNDAIDTIIRRDETTEIGQLLPPCVEAALNLGCIPERASRSQRNSNPRSYLSPRTQEPHCIPPKVFSRSANELNSNSSLPIRSTNQPLFLRPTNVNTSRLASEFDRPVMPCINNLGASSSAKAIVIPESSSSLDVGSVYPLFYGTDLQPEVSPLVLREPQHNVIVGKPIYPSIVEPAKISCFPSLFPSRRDDVQEKSCQADFRDKTRRMPELDCDLSLRLGLSANSGLQLQQGQISCIGDFRPSGNSNEGDQFKLLSTSKGKEFTFFPAESANSPSGLPSRLHRAHGNLEGYGLNTETLFMKHKMPVRPSDGFQERYGFEAVSTSKDKEYPFFFAESANSHSGLQAGRANLEGEDQTAATLLRKRKMPVHNNMELGQFLWQDERTLNRFPGQMKRPGL, encoded by the exons ATGCCTAGACCAGGACCCAGACCTTATGAGTGTGTTAGAAGAGCTTGGCATAGTGATAGGCACCAACCCATGAGAGGTTCTATCATACAACAAATTTTCAG GGTTGTAAGAGAAAGGCATAGTGTTGTTACAAAAAAGAACAGAGAATGGCAACAGAAGCTTCCTGTTGTTGTCTTGAAAGCTGAGGAAATTATGTACTCCAAAGCTAATTCTGAG GCTGAATATATGGATCCTGAAACACTTTGGGATAGGGTAAATGATGCCATTGATACCATCATTAGGAGAGATGAGACAACAGAGATTGGACAACTCTTGCCTCCTTGTGTTGAAG CTGCTCTTAATCTGGGATGTATACCGGAGAGAGCGTCTAGGAGCCAGCGGAACAGCAATCCAAGGAGTTACCTCAGCCCAAGAACTCAGGAACCTCATTGTATACCTCCTAAAGTTTTTAGTAGAAGTGCCAATGAGCTGAACTCTAACTCATCGTTACCTATTCGCTCTACAAACCAACCACTGTTCTTGAGACCTACAAATGTCAATACATCCAGATTAGCTTCAGAATTTGACAGGCCTGTAATGCCTTGCATCAACAATCTAGGTGCTTCCTCAAGTGCAAAAGCCATTGTTATTCCGGAAAGTAGTAGTTCATTGGATGTGGGTTCAGTATATCCCCTGTTCTATGGTACTGATCTTCAGCCTGAAGTTTCTCCGCTGGTCCTCCGAGAACCTCAGCATAATGTAATTGTTGGTAAACCTATATATCCATCCATTGTTGAGCCTGCTAAAATCAGCTGCTTCCCAAGCTTGTTTCCTAGCAGGAGAGATGATGTTCAAGAAAAATCTTGTCAAGCAGATTTTAGGGACAAGACAAGAAGGATGCCTGAATTGGATTGTGATTTGTCCTTAAGGTTAGGACTCTCTGCAAACTCTGGCTTGCAGTTGCAACAGGGTCAAATTAGTTGCATTGGTGATTTTAGGCCAAGTGGCAATTCGAATGAAGGGGACCAGTTCAAGCTTTTGTCAACCAGTAAAGGGAAAGAGTTTACTTTCTTTCCTGCAGAGTCTGCCAATAGTCCATCAGGGTTGCCATCACGATTGCACAGAGCTCATGGAAATTTGGAGGGTTATGGTCTCAATACGGAAACACTATTTATGAAGCATAAGATGCCCGTTAGGCCAAGTGATGGTTTTCAGGAAAGATATGGCTTCGAGGCTGTGTCTACCAGCAAAGACAAGGAGTACCCTTTCTTTTTTGCGGAGTCTGCCAACAGTCACTCCGGGTTGCAAGCAGGTCGGGCGAATTTAGAGGGTGAAGACCAGACTGCAGCAACACTACTTAGGAAACGTAAGATGCCAGTCCATAACAATATGGAACTTGGACAATTTTTGTGGCAAGATGAGCGAACTTTGAACCGTTTTCCTGGTCAAATGAAAAGGCCAGGTTTGTAG
- the LOC543645 gene encoding dicyanin precursor (The RefSeq protein has 1 substitution compared to this genomic sequence) — translation MARKLSSLVVFGSILFALLQHVAMAQQTHVVGDTLGWTVPNGGAASYSTWAAGKSFVVGDILVFNFRSGSHSVAEVSKGAFDSCNTSSPISISTNGPTNITLSSAGSHYYLCTFPSHCTLGQKLAINVSGSASPAPQPAPATPPTATPVMAPAPSVSVAPATAPSPASVAQTYIVGDNLGWSVPTSGPNSYQRWANNKSFKVGDTLVFNFVNGTHNVAMVSKASYDSCNTTSPINTISNGPARIRLTNSGEHYYMCTFPRHCSLGQKLAINVTGSDVTAPTPSTAATPSSPTVPSSDSPVNSPPAPSASAPSLVLATLPLTFLSFALVRLLN, via the exons ATGGCTAGAAAGTTGAGTTCTTTAGTTGTTTTTGGCTCAATTTTATTTGCTTTATTACAACATGTTGCTATGGCACAACAAACTCATGTTGTTGGTGATACTTTGGGTTGGACCGTTCCTAATGGTGGCGCCGCCTCTTATTCCACATGGGCCGCCGGGAAATCCTTTGTCGTTGGTGACATTCTAG taTTTAACTTTAGAAGTGGATCACATAGTGTGGCTGAAGTATCAAAAGGAGCTTTTGATTCATGCAATACTTCAAGCCcaatttcaatttcaacaaatgGCCCAACAAATATTACATTGAGCTCTATTGGATCACATTACTATCTTTGTACTTTTCCAAGCCATTGTACATTGGGCCAGAAATTGGCTATCAACGTCTCCGGCTCCGCCTCTCCCGCTCCTCAGCCAGCCCCCGCCACTCCACCCACCGCCACCCCGGTGATGGCTCCAGCCCCATCCGTGTCGGTCGCTCCGGCAACGGCACCTTCACCGGCTAGTGTAGCCCAAACTTATATTGTTGGAGATAATTTGGGCTGGAGTGTTCCTACTAGTGGCCCAAATTCTTATCAAAGATGGGCTAATAACAAATCATTCAAAGTTGGAGATACTCTTG TTTTCAATTTTGTGAATGGGACACATAATGTTGCAATGGTTAGCAAGGCATCTTATGACTCATGTAACACAACTTCTCCAATAAACACAATTAGCAATGGTCCAGCCAGAATTAGACTCACAAATTCTGGTGAACATTACTATATGTGTACATTCCCTAGACATTGTTCATTAGGTCAAAAACTAGCCATCAATGTCACCGGTTCGGACGTGACCGCCCCCACGCCTTCCACCGCGGCTACACCATCCAGCCCCACCGTGCCATCGAGCGATTCGCCGGTCAATTCACCACCAGCACCAAGTGCCTCAGCTCCTTCTTTGGTTCTTGCAACTTTGCCACTCACTTTCTTGTCATTTGCCTTAGTTAGGTTGTTGAATTAG
- the LOC104648249 gene encoding early nodulin-like protein 9 → MARKLTIFVVFGAILFALLQHVTMAQQTHVVGDTLAWTIPNGSAASYSTWAAGKTFVVGDILVFNFRSGSHSVAEVSKGAFDSCNTSSPISISTNGPTNITLSSIGSHYYLCTFPSHCTLGQKLAINVSGSASPAPQPSPATPPTATPVMAPAPSVSVAPATAPSPASVAQTYIIGDNLGWSVPTSGPNSYQRWANNKSFKVGDTLVFNFVNGTHNVAMVSKASYDSCNTTSPINTISNGPARIRLTNSGEHYYMCTFPRHCSLGQKLAINVTGSDVTAPTPSTAATPSSPTVPSSDSPVNSPPAPSASAPSLVLATLPLTFLSFALVRLLN, encoded by the exons ATGGCAAGAAAATTgactatttttgttgtttttggtgCAATTTTATTTGCTTTATTACAACATGTTACAATGGCACAACAAACTCATGTTGTTGGTGATACTTTGGCTTGGACCATTCCTAATGGTAGCGCCGCCTCTTATTCCACATGGGCCGCCGGGAAAACCTTTGTCGTTGGTGACATTCTAG taTTTAACTTTAGAAGTGGATCACATAGTGTGGCTGAAGTATCAAAAGGGGCTTTTGATTCATGCAATACTTCAAGCCcaatttcaatttcaacaaatgGCCCAACAAATATTACATTGAGCTCTATTGGATCACATTACTATCTTTGTACTTTTCCAAGCCATTGTACATTGGGCCAGAAATTGGCTATCAACGTCTCCGGCTCCGCCTCTCCCGCTCCTCAGCCATCCCCCGCCACTCCACCCACCGCCACCCCGGTGATGGCTCCAGCCCCATCCGTGTCGGTCGCTCCGGCAACGGCACCTTCACCGGCTAGTGTAGCCCAAACTTATATTATTGGAGATAACTTGGGCTGGAGTGTTCCTACTAGTGGCCCAAATTCTTATCAAAGATGGGCTAATAACAAATCATTCAAAGTTGGAGATACTCTTG TTTTCAATTTTGTGAATGGGACACATAATGTTGCAATGGTTAGCAAGGCATCTTATGACTCATGTAACACAACTTCTCCAATAAACACAATTAGCAATGGTCCAGCCAGAATTAGACTCACAAATTCTGGTGAACATTACTATATGTGTACATTCCCTAGACATTGTTCATTAGGTCAAAAACTAGCCATCAATGTCACCGGTTCGGACGTGACCGCCCCCACGCCTTCCACCGCGGCTACACCATCCAGCCCCACCGTGCCATCGAGCGATTCGCCGGTCAATTCACCACCAGCACCAAGTGCCTCAGCTCCATCTTTGGTTCTTGCAACTTTGCCACTCACTTTCTTGTCATTTGCCTTAGTTAGGTTGTTGAATTAG